Genomic DNA from Pelosinus sp. UFO1:
CTTGTTCTACTTGAATACCTGTAACAAACTCCACCAAATCCAGCCAATGCGAGCCAATATCGGCAACTGCGCGCGAATCGCCGCTGAATTTCGGGTCTAACCTCCAGTTATAATCGGTATCATAAAACAGCCAGTCCTGCTGATAAGACCCGTTTACCGCCAAAATCTCTCCCAGTTCTCCGTTTTCTATCATTTGTTTTACTTGATGCATGAGCGGGTAAAAACGCAAATTATAGTGTACCGCATGCACCAAATTGCTCTTTTGGGCAAGCTCAGTCAGCTCCTCCGCCTCAGCGCTGTTTAGCGCCAGCGGTTTTTCACAAATGACGTGTTTTCCTGCCAGCAGCGCCTCTTTAGCAATGGGAAAATGCAGATGATTTGGCGTACAAATATGGACGACCTCTATATCCTTATCTGCTAATAACTCTTTGTAATCTCCATAATATCTTGGCACATAGAGTTCTTCGGCTTTTTTTTGGGCTACTTCCGCGCAGTAATCAGCAATTGCCAAAACGTCAACACACCCCAGCCTTCTTAGTGCCTCAATGTGCGCTGGCCCAATAAACCCTGTTCCAATAATGCCAGAACGTATTTTTTCCATTTTTTATGCCTCCTGTAGAGTGTCTCCTAAACAATAAATGGACTAATATGTCTTTTACTAAGAATAATGGCTTGTTCTTTCAAGGCAAAAGTCTCTTCAAAGGCTTTATCTTCCACCTCAATGCAAGCCGCCCCCTGATAGCCGATATCTGTTAAGGCCGAGATAAATTCACTCCAATTGATTTGTCCAAGTCCAGGGATTTTGGGCGATATATATTCCAGCGGTCTTGCCATACTGCCCACTTCATTTAGCTTGTCTTTATACACTTTCATGTCTTTGATATGAACATGATAAATTCTATCTTTAAATTCATAAATAGGTTTAATATAGTCCATATTCTGCCACAGGAAATGGGAGGGATCATAATTCAATCCAAAGTTTTTGCTGGGAATAATCTCAAATAACTTGCGCCAGATAACCGGAGTTGTCGCTAAATTCTTACCGCCTGGCCATTCATCATTGGTAAAATACATGGGGCAGTTTTCTATTATGACATTTACGTTTTGCTGCTCAGCATATTCGATGAGCGGTGTCCATACCGCTTTAAATAATTTAAGATTTTCTTCAACATTTTTAAAC
This window encodes:
- a CDS encoding Gfo/Idh/MocA family protein, which translates into the protein MEKIRSGIIGTGFIGPAHIEALRRLGCVDVLAIADYCAEVAQKKAEELYVPRYYGDYKELLADKDIEVVHICTPNHLHFPIAKEALLAGKHVICEKPLALNSAEAEELTELAQKSNLVHAVHYNLRFYPLMHQVKQMIENGELGEILAVNGSYQQDWLFYDTDYNWRLDPKFSGDSRAVADIGSHWLDLVEFVTGIQVEQVCADFAIFHPIRKKPLKAVETYGSKVLASSDYEDVPIDTEDYASVLLHFNNGAHGSVTINQVAAGRKNRLFFEIYGAKKAVAWDSERPNELWQGRRDGNNEILLKDPSLLHQYARDVVSFPGGHNEGYPDTSKQMFKKVYECIQAKIQGHAIKPEFATFESGQRELMLCEKIVKSAREQRWL
- a CDS encoding sugar phosphate isomerase/epimerase, translated to MKLGLVSAILSDLNFEEVIAFAAQKGFSCIELACWPPGQAERRYAGVTHVDVAAVDDKRAEYILDYCKSQGIEISALGYYPNPLDPDLEKRAFYIQHIKAGIKAAGKLQIKNYSTFIGRDQFKNVEENLKLFKAVWTPLIEYAEQQNVNVIIENCPMYFTNDEWPGGKNLATTPVIWRKLFEIIPSKNFGLNYDPSHFLWQNMDYIKPIYEFKDRIYHVHIKDMKVYKDKLNEVGSMARPLEYISPKIPGLGQINWSEFISALTDIGYQGAACIEVEDKAFEETFALKEQAIILSKRHISPFIV